In one window of Microbacterium dextranolyticum DNA:
- a CDS encoding transcriptional regulator has product MTDLDPVIHTPARLRIMTTLDEALEDGDEIAFPALQKMLAMTSGNLTSHLAKLEDAGYVAIAKTFAGKKPVTLISLTPAGRGAFRAYRTTLLDILGGSR; this is encoded by the coding sequence GTGACCGACCTCGACCCCGTCATCCACACGCCCGCGCGACTGCGCATCATGACGACGCTCGACGAGGCGCTCGAGGACGGCGACGAGATCGCGTTCCCGGCGTTGCAGAAGATGCTCGCGATGACCTCGGGAAACCTCACCAGCCACCTCGCGAAGCTCGAGGACGCCGGCTACGTCGCGATCGCGAAGACGTTCGCGGGCAAGAAGCCCGTGACGCTCATCTCTCTCACCCCCGCGGGGCGCGGCGCGTTCCGCGCGTACCGCACGACTCTGCTCGACATCCTCGGAGGATCCCGATGA
- a CDS encoding DEAD/DEAH box helicase: MPKNKKPAGGRAQSFEPRYGAKKTSYQDAKRRPGQSSAGTAGSKSPSHRGYRPADAEAPAKKQRWGAQERAGRDEARGIRSQAGGDRRRDDRPARSFDDRPRRDDRPARSFDDRPRRDDRDRNSSTSRPERRERPGVGSRDADRRSDDRPARSFDDRPRRDDRPARSFDDRPRRDDRDRNSSTSRPERRERPGVGSRDADRRSDDRPARSFDDRPRRDDRPRRDDRSAHSFDDRPRGERQPRDDRRTFGDARPSFRSDRPGRSYDDRTVRNSGDSDRDRRGTSGMGRDGQNLRSYDRPVRSYGDRPARPDDRPARSHGDHPARDDRARRDDRARRDDRQGFSGNRSDWNADAKDAAKRAAYEQHADVVHEKLQAQAVQAEEVADVSFSSLGLGDNIVRALADLGAASPFPIQAATIAPILSGKDVLARGRTGSGKTIAFGAPLVESVLRSQAGKRREFGRSPKALILAPTRELALQIDRTIQPIARSVGLFTTQIYGGVPQARQVGALKKGVDIIIGTPGRIEDLEKQGKLDLSEIRIVVLDEADHMSELGFLEPMQRILRLVDPDAQKLLFSATLDREVAALVDEFLVDPAVYEVAGEDQDSGTIDHRVLVIDHRDKAEILTSLVDRDGKTLVFARTRAYAEMLAEQFDDAGIRAVALHGDLNQAKRTRNLEKMTSGRVNVLVATDVAARGIHVDDIDLVIQADAPDEYKTYLHRSGRTGRAGRAGTVVTLIPRQRRRRMTEMLDRAEIDAPFDDVRVGDDLLEEISGRQAANVDR, encoded by the coding sequence ATGCCCAAGAACAAGAAGCCGGCCGGCGGCCGCGCACAGAGCTTCGAGCCGCGCTACGGCGCGAAGAAGACCTCCTACCAGGACGCGAAGCGCCGTCCGGGCCAGTCCTCCGCGGGCACGGCCGGCAGCAAGAGCCCGAGCCACCGCGGCTACCGCCCCGCCGACGCTGAGGCTCCCGCGAAGAAGCAGCGCTGGGGTGCGCAGGAACGCGCCGGCCGCGACGAGGCCCGCGGCATCCGCTCGCAGGCCGGCGGCGACCGCCGTCGTGACGACCGCCCGGCCCGTTCGTTCGACGACCGCCCGCGTCGTGATGACCGCCCGGCTCGTTCGTTCGATGACCGCCCGCGTCGTGACGACCGCGACCGTAACTCCTCCACCTCGCGCCCGGAGCGGCGTGAGCGGCCCGGTGTCGGCTCGCGGGACGCGGATCGGAGGAGTGACGACCGCCCGGCTCGTTCGTTCGACGACCGTCCGCGTCGCGACGACCGCCCCGCTCGTTCGTTCGATGACCGCCCGCGTCGCGATGACCGCGACCGTAACTCCTCCACCTCGCGCCCGGAGCGGCGTGAGCGGCCCGGTGTCGGCTCGCGGGACGCGGATCGGAGGAGTGACGACCGCCCGGCTCGTTCGTTCGACGACCGCCCGCGCCGCGATGACCGCCCGCGCCGCGATGACCGCTCCGCTCATTCGTTCGATGACCGGCCCCGCGGCGAGCGGCAGCCGCGCGACGACCGCCGCACGTTCGGCGATGCCCGCCCGTCCTTCCGGAGCGACCGCCCGGGCCGTTCGTACGACGACCGGACTGTGCGCAACTCCGGAGATTCTGACCGGGATCGCCGCGGGACGTCGGGAATGGGCCGAGATGGCCAGAATCTCCGGAGCTACGACCGCCCCGTGCGCTCGTACGGCGACCGCCCGGCCCGCCCGGACGACCGCCCGGCGCGCTCGCACGGCGACCACCCGGCCCGCGACGACCGTGCCCGTCGCGACGACCGTGCCCGTCGGGACGACCGCCAGGGTTTCTCGGGCAACCGCTCGGACTGGAACGCCGACGCGAAGGATGCCGCGAAGCGCGCGGCCTACGAGCAGCACGCCGACGTCGTGCACGAGAAGCTGCAGGCCCAGGCCGTCCAGGCCGAGGAGGTCGCCGATGTGAGCTTCTCGAGCCTCGGGCTCGGTGACAACATCGTGCGCGCTCTCGCCGACCTCGGCGCGGCATCCCCGTTCCCGATCCAGGCGGCGACGATCGCCCCGATCCTCTCCGGCAAGGACGTGCTCGCCCGTGGCCGCACCGGCTCCGGCAAGACGATCGCCTTCGGAGCTCCCCTGGTCGAGTCGGTGCTGCGCAGCCAGGCCGGCAAGCGCCGTGAGTTCGGCCGCAGCCCGAAGGCGCTGATCCTCGCGCCGACGCGTGAACTGGCGCTGCAGATCGATCGCACGATCCAGCCCATCGCCCGGAGCGTCGGCCTCTTCACGACGCAGATCTACGGCGGTGTGCCGCAGGCACGCCAGGTCGGGGCCCTGAAGAAGGGCGTCGACATCATCATCGGCACGCCGGGGCGTATCGAAGACCTCGAGAAGCAGGGCAAGCTCGACCTTTCCGAGATCCGCATCGTCGTGCTCGATGAGGCCGACCACATGAGCGAGTTGGGCTTCCTCGAGCCGATGCAGCGCATCCTCCGTCTCGTCGACCCGGATGCGCAGAAGCTCCTCTTCTCCGCCACACTCGACCGCGAGGTCGCGGCTCTCGTTGACGAGTTCCTCGTCGACCCGGCCGTCTACGAGGTCGCCGGCGAGGACCAGGATTCGGGCACGATCGACCACCGCGTGCTCGTCATCGACCACCGCGACAAGGCCGAGATCCTGACGTCGCTCGTCGATCGAGACGGCAAGACGCTCGTCTTCGCGCGCACGCGTGCGTACGCCGAGATGCTCGCCGAGCAGTTCGACGACGCCGGCATCCGTGCCGTGGCGCTGCACGGCGACCTGAACCAGGCCAAGCGCACGCGCAACCTCGAGAAGATGACGTCGGGTCGGGTGAACGTGCTGGTCGCGACGGATGTCGCCGCCCGCGGCATCCACGTCGACGACATCGACCTCGTGATCCAGGCGGATGCCCCGGACGAGTACAAGACGTATCTGCACCGCTCCGGCCGCACCGGTCGCGCGGGCCGCGCGGGCACCGTGGTGACGCTCATCCCGCGTCAGCGTCGCCGTCGCATGACGGAGATGCTCGACCGCGCCGAGATCGACGCGCCGTTCGACGACGTGCGCGTCGGCGACGACCTGCTCGAGGAGATCAGCGGTCGCCAGGCTGCGAACGTCGACCGCTGA
- a CDS encoding aldose 1-epimerase family protein, translated as MRTDDPRLDPAEPLDPTGEQFTITSDDGGTTATIAQVGASLRHLVSGGTDLVPPYPTGSPTPAGSGIVLVPWPNRVRDGRWNDEGETRQLAISEPAYGNASHGLLRFAPYRLAAASPDAVTLTATIFAQTGYPYVLGTAVTYAVTDGALSATHVIRNLGAGSAPVALGTHPYFCIGDAPTEDLVLTSSGATMFTADAQKIPTGVAAVDAATDLRAGRRLGDLDLDTAYTDLVRGDDGRVHTTLAAPDGRAIDVWQGEGFDYVQVFTTDRYPGRPLTVAIEPMTAPADAFNSGRSLRRLATGESWTLEWGVTFSA; from the coding sequence ATGCGCACCGACGACCCCCGCCTCGACCCCGCGGAGCCCCTCGATCCCACGGGCGAGCAGTTCACGATCACCTCGGATGACGGGGGCACCACGGCGACGATCGCTCAGGTCGGCGCGTCGCTGCGGCACCTCGTCTCGGGCGGAACCGACCTCGTGCCGCCGTACCCGACCGGATCTCCCACTCCTGCCGGGTCGGGGATCGTCCTCGTGCCCTGGCCCAATCGCGTGCGGGACGGCCGGTGGAACGACGAGGGCGAGACGCGCCAGCTCGCGATCAGCGAACCGGCCTACGGCAACGCGTCGCACGGCCTGCTGCGGTTCGCGCCGTATCGGCTCGCCGCGGCATCCCCCGACGCGGTGACGCTGACGGCGACGATCTTCGCGCAGACGGGGTACCCCTATGTGCTCGGCACGGCGGTGACCTACGCCGTGACCGATGGAGCGCTCTCGGCGACGCACGTCATCCGCAACCTCGGTGCGGGTTCGGCGCCCGTCGCCCTCGGCACGCACCCGTACTTCTGCATCGGTGACGCTCCGACCGAGGACCTCGTCCTCACATCCTCCGGCGCCACGATGTTCACCGCCGACGCGCAGAAGATCCCGACAGGCGTCGCGGCGGTGGATGCGGCGACCGACCTTCGCGCCGGTCGCCGCCTCGGCGACCTCGACCTCGACACCGCGTACACCGACCTCGTGCGCGGCGACGACGGACGGGTGCACACGACCCTCGCCGCTCCCGACGGTCGTGCGATCGACGTCTGGCAGGGCGAGGGCTTCGACTACGTGCAGGTGTTCACGACCGACCGCTACCCCGGTCGCCCGCTCACGGTCGCGATCGAGCCCATGACCGCGCCGGCGGATGCCTTCAACTCGGGCCGGAGCCTTCGCCGCCTCGCCACGGGCGAGAGCTGGACCCTGGAGTGGGGTGTGACCTTCTCGGCCTGA
- a CDS encoding DUF998 domain-containing protein — protein sequence MTTTDATDRTPTLRAEAEALIAAAVGGIVGGAMGLLLSMFGLASSLWGEWSFAVWAGLAASVSAGVSSAVGYWRARSLGGRSWRRDVANWRYVVSTVSVVIAHGALAAITTAALFAVLARAFIGVSLNGFWSTVLLGVTAGLAGWLSYLSASRMTTQRLTTLLVSFITIGTLAAMVTTSDPLWWEYHFSQLGTFGDVSSLLFNGTLIAGGLLVTTFTLYVGNDLRALGESERGIRTVMTALGIMGIMLACVGIFPVNVNMLLHNLSASGMALMFLLLLVGGPWIVRRMPRAYFLASWAFLAALVVSIVLFAVGYFGLTAFEIVVFALIFGWLSVFIRFMGVADQPEPPIPGMPARSARD from the coding sequence ATGACCACGACCGACGCCACCGACCGGACCCCGACGCTGCGCGCCGAGGCCGAGGCCCTCATCGCCGCGGCGGTCGGAGGGATCGTCGGCGGGGCGATGGGCCTGCTGCTGAGCATGTTCGGCCTCGCGTCATCGCTGTGGGGCGAGTGGAGCTTTGCGGTGTGGGCGGGGCTCGCGGCATCCGTCTCTGCGGGCGTCAGCTCTGCCGTGGGCTACTGGCGCGCCCGCTCTCTGGGCGGAAGGTCGTGGCGGCGCGACGTCGCGAACTGGCGCTACGTGGTGTCGACCGTCTCGGTGGTGATCGCCCACGGAGCCCTCGCGGCCATCACGACGGCGGCGCTGTTCGCGGTGCTCGCCCGTGCGTTCATCGGCGTCTCGCTGAACGGATTCTGGTCGACGGTTCTCCTCGGTGTCACGGCGGGGCTGGCGGGGTGGCTGAGCTACCTCTCGGCCTCGCGAATGACCACGCAGCGGCTCACGACCCTGCTCGTCTCGTTCATCACGATCGGCACGCTGGCCGCGATGGTCACGACGTCCGATCCGCTCTGGTGGGAGTACCACTTCAGCCAGCTGGGCACCTTCGGCGACGTGTCGAGCCTGCTGTTCAACGGCACGCTGATCGCCGGCGGCCTGCTCGTCACGACGTTCACGCTCTACGTCGGCAACGACCTCAGGGCTCTCGGAGAGTCGGAGCGGGGCATCCGGACCGTGATGACGGCGCTCGGCATCATGGGCATCATGCTCGCCTGCGTCGGCATCTTCCCCGTGAACGTCAACATGCTGCTGCACAATCTGTCGGCCTCGGGCATGGCACTGATGTTCCTGCTGCTGCTCGTCGGGGGACCGTGGATCGTGCGGCGGATGCCGCGTGCCTACTTCCTGGCGTCGTGGGCCTTCCTCGCCGCACTCGTCGTCTCGATCGTGCTCTTCGCGGTCGGCTACTTCGGGCTCACCGCGTTCGAGATCGTCGTGTTCGCGCTGATCTTCGGGTGGCTGTCGGTGTTCATCCGCTTCATGGGCGTCGCCGACCAGCCCGAACCGCCGATCCCCGGCATGCCGGCGCGTTCCGCGCGCGACTGA
- a CDS encoding amino acid permease produces the protein MRHAAHDPGQAAESRRELVGDVAQASQDFSSEEAGYHRTLGPRQIQMIAIGGAIGTGLFLGAGGRLEASGPSLVIVFAICGFFAFLILRALGELVLHRPSSGSFVSYAREFYGEKMAYTAGWLYFLNWAFTSIVDVTAIALYVKFWAPYWPPLQAVPQWVIALVALVVVLSLNLVSVKVFGEMEFWFALIKVTALVVFLVVGVIFLVFVGHTDVGATGLSVIADNGGLFPNGLWAPGIAISGVVFAYAAIELVGIAAGETAEPRKVMPKAVNTVIFRISVFYVGSVLLLSLLLPSTSYSADESPFVTFFSHIGSPQAGVVSASVMNFVVLTAALSSLNAGLYSTGRILRSMAVNGSAPRFTERMSRNGVPYGGILLTATITLLGVGLNAIAPSKAFDIVLEVSAIGIIGGWTTIILCQMRLQKWAAAGRATRPSFRLFGSPFTAWLTLVFLAFVLVTMAFSETGRWVLASTVLLVPLLIAGWYAQRGRIAEAAREREGYTGTHPVL, from the coding sequence ATGCGCCACGCGGCACACGACCCGGGGCAGGCGGCGGAGAGCAGACGTGAGCTCGTCGGCGACGTCGCGCAGGCCAGCCAGGACTTCTCGAGCGAAGAGGCCGGATACCACAGGACGCTCGGGCCGCGGCAGATCCAGATGATCGCGATCGGCGGGGCCATCGGAACCGGACTGTTCCTCGGCGCGGGCGGCCGGCTCGAAGCCTCGGGCCCCTCGCTCGTGATCGTCTTCGCGATCTGCGGCTTCTTCGCCTTCCTGATCCTGCGCGCGCTCGGCGAACTCGTGCTGCATCGCCCGTCGTCGGGATCTTTCGTCTCGTACGCCCGCGAGTTCTACGGCGAGAAGATGGCGTACACCGCGGGCTGGCTGTACTTCCTGAACTGGGCGTTCACCTCGATCGTCGACGTCACCGCCATCGCGCTCTACGTCAAGTTCTGGGCGCCGTACTGGCCGCCGCTGCAGGCGGTGCCGCAGTGGGTCATCGCCCTCGTGGCCCTCGTCGTCGTCCTGTCGCTGAACCTCGTCTCGGTCAAGGTGTTCGGCGAGATGGAGTTCTGGTTCGCCCTCATCAAGGTGACCGCGCTGGTGGTCTTCCTCGTGGTCGGGGTGATCTTCCTCGTCTTCGTCGGTCACACCGACGTCGGTGCCACCGGTCTCAGCGTGATCGCCGACAACGGCGGTCTCTTCCCGAACGGACTCTGGGCCCCCGGCATCGCGATCAGCGGCGTCGTCTTCGCATACGCCGCGATCGAGCTCGTCGGCATCGCCGCCGGAGAGACCGCCGAGCCGCGGAAGGTCATGCCCAAGGCGGTCAACACCGTGATCTTCCGGATCTCCGTGTTCTACGTCGGCTCGGTGCTGCTGCTGTCGCTGCTGCTTCCCTCCACCTCGTACTCGGCCGACGAGTCGCCGTTCGTGACGTTCTTCTCCCACATCGGCTCACCGCAGGCGGGTGTCGTCTCGGCATCCGTCATGAACTTCGTCGTCCTGACGGCGGCGCTCTCATCGCTCAATGCCGGGCTGTACTCCACGGGGCGGATCCTGCGCTCCATGGCGGTCAACGGCTCGGCGCCCCGCTTCACCGAGCGCATGAGCCGCAACGGCGTGCCGTACGGAGGCATCCTCCTCACCGCGACGATCACCCTGCTGGGCGTCGGCCTCAACGCGATCGCGCCCTCGAAGGCGTTCGACATCGTGCTCGAGGTGTCGGCCATCGGCATCATCGGCGGCTGGACGACCATCATCCTCTGCCAGATGCGGCTGCAGAAGTGGGCGGCCGCCGGCCGGGCGACCCGGCCCTCCTTCCGACTGTTCGGGTCGCCGTTCACCGCGTGGCTGACGCTCGTGTTCCTCGCCTTCGTGCTGGTCACGATGGCCTTCTCCGAGACGGGGCGATGGGTGCTGGCATCCACCGTGCTGCTCGTCCCGCTGCTGATCGCCGGCTGGTACGCCCAGCGCGGGCGGATCGCCGAGGCCGCGCGCGAGCGCGAGGGCTACACGGGCACGCATCCGGTGCTGTAA
- a CDS encoding efflux RND transporter permease subunit: MSHLAVLSLKNRALIALITIVAAIFGGIALTSLKQELIPSIEFPQLSILTTYPGASPDVVNNDVSTPIETAIQGIPGLESTTATSTTNASIVQASFTYGTDLATAEQKLLQAINRIKSTLPDSVEPNVVSFSIDDLPVISLAVTGYSDAAKIQSQLKASVIPDLEDVSGVASASIVGGRGERVTITPDQAKLAAAGYSQTAITDALKANGVLFPGGSVSEGDKSLTVQTGAKLTSSDEIAALPLVPSTPAQAAAGTVTVGTVSAVALVQDPITSISRVNGEPALTIAITKLPAANTVDVSRAVTALLPHLQDDIGADASFTVVFDQAPFIEQSIESLAQEGLLGLVFAVLVIFLFLLSVRSTLVAAISIPTSVLITFVGIQAFGYSLNILTLGALTIAIGRVVDDSIVVIENIKRHYVGDADKRASILLAVREVAAAITASTITTVAVFLPIAFVGDVTGELFRPFALTVTIAMAASLFVALTIVPVLAYWFLRPGKPVVDENGDPIDPENPAAPPSRLQRAYLPILSWTLKHSWVTLLVAVLVLGGTLAAVPLMKTNFLGDSGQNTFTVRQQLAPAASLDAEDAAAKKVEQALLGVTGIKTIQTSIGSTGSAVRDAFSGGSSGITYSITTDPAANQERVRDDVQSAVGALSDVGDVTVSAGQGGFGSSSVEVDVNAPSSDALRTATDAVVQSLGGKEGIGQVTSNLSASLPYVAVTVDRDKAASAGLSEVAVGGIVANTMQPRQIGTVEIDGTAVTVYLQTASVPATIDQLRAFEVPTAAGLRRLDQIATVAESQGPTTITTQRGQRTATVTVTPSTDNLNTASASVRAALTGLDLPTGANAKIGGVITQQQDAFGQLGLAMLAAILIVYIVMVATFKSLRQPLLLLVSVPFAATGAILLQIATGVPLGVASLIGVLMLIGIVVTNAIVLVDLVNQYREKGLSAHDATIAGGSRRLRPILMTALATIFALTPMALGITGHGGFISQPLAVVVIGGLISSTVLTLLVLPTLYNLVEGRRERRDARRAHAGDEAAVAGPDDAADADPELHPRRARHAH, translated from the coding sequence GTGTCGCACCTCGCCGTCTTGAGCTTGAAGAACCGCGCGCTCATCGCGCTGATCACGATCGTCGCCGCGATCTTCGGCGGAATCGCGCTGACGAGCCTCAAACAGGAACTCATCCCATCGATCGAGTTCCCGCAGCTGTCGATCCTCACGACGTATCCGGGCGCGTCACCCGATGTCGTGAACAACGACGTGTCGACCCCGATCGAGACCGCGATCCAAGGCATCCCGGGCCTCGAGTCCACGACGGCGACCAGCACGACGAACGCGTCGATCGTGCAGGCGTCGTTCACGTACGGCACCGATCTCGCGACGGCGGAGCAGAAGCTCCTGCAGGCGATCAACCGCATCAAGTCGACTCTGCCCGACAGTGTCGAGCCGAACGTCGTGTCGTTCTCGATCGACGACCTGCCGGTCATCTCGCTCGCCGTCACCGGCTACAGCGACGCGGCGAAGATCCAGAGCCAGCTGAAAGCGAGCGTCATCCCCGACCTCGAGGACGTCTCGGGCGTCGCGTCGGCCTCGATCGTCGGCGGCCGGGGCGAGCGTGTGACGATCACCCCCGATCAGGCCAAGCTCGCCGCCGCCGGATACAGCCAGACGGCCATCACCGACGCGCTGAAAGCGAATGGTGTGCTCTTCCCGGGCGGGTCGGTCAGCGAGGGCGACAAGAGCCTCACGGTGCAGACCGGTGCCAAGCTGACCTCGTCGGACGAAATCGCGGCACTCCCGCTTGTTCCCTCCACCCCCGCCCAGGCCGCGGCCGGCACCGTCACGGTGGGGACCGTCTCCGCCGTGGCGCTCGTCCAAGACCCGATCACGTCGATCTCGCGGGTGAACGGCGAGCCGGCGCTCACGATCGCGATCACCAAGCTGCCCGCCGCCAACACGGTCGACGTGTCGCGCGCGGTCACCGCGCTGCTGCCGCACCTGCAGGACGACATCGGTGCGGATGCCTCGTTCACGGTCGTCTTCGACCAGGCGCCCTTCATCGAGCAGTCGATCGAGTCGCTCGCGCAGGAGGGCCTGCTCGGCCTCGTGTTCGCCGTCCTTGTGATCTTCCTGTTCCTGCTGTCGGTGCGCTCGACCCTCGTCGCCGCCATCTCGATCCCGACGAGCGTGCTGATCACCTTCGTCGGCATCCAGGCGTTCGGCTACTCGCTGAACATCCTGACCCTCGGCGCCCTGACGATCGCCATCGGCCGTGTCGTCGACGACTCCATCGTCGTCATCGAGAACATCAAGCGCCACTACGTCGGCGACGCCGACAAACGGGCCTCCATCCTTCTCGCCGTGCGCGAGGTGGCGGCCGCCATCACGGCATCCACCATCACCACCGTCGCCGTGTTCTTGCCGATCGCGTTCGTCGGGGACGTCACCGGAGAACTCTTCCGGCCCTTCGCGCTGACCGTCACGATCGCGATGGCGGCGTCGCTTTTCGTCGCGCTCACGATCGTCCCCGTGCTCGCGTACTGGTTCCTGCGCCCCGGCAAGCCGGTGGTCGACGAGAACGGCGATCCGATCGACCCCGAGAACCCCGCCGCGCCGCCGTCGCGCCTGCAGCGGGCCTACCTGCCGATCCTGTCGTGGACGCTGAAGCACTCGTGGGTGACGCTGCTGGTCGCCGTGCTGGTGCTCGGCGGGACGCTGGCCGCGGTGCCGCTCATGAAGACCAACTTCCTCGGCGACAGCGGGCAGAACACCTTCACGGTGCGTCAGCAGCTCGCGCCCGCGGCGAGCCTCGACGCCGAGGACGCCGCGGCGAAGAAGGTCGAACAGGCCCTGCTCGGCGTCACCGGCATCAAGACGATCCAGACGTCGATCGGTTCGACCGGTTCGGCCGTGCGCGACGCGTTCTCGGGTGGGTCGTCAGGCATCACGTACTCCATCACGACCGACCCCGCCGCCAACCAGGAGCGGGTGCGTGACGACGTGCAGAGCGCGGTCGGTGCGCTCTCCGACGTCGGCGACGTCACCGTCTCGGCCGGTCAGGGCGGATTCGGGTCGAGCAGCGTCGAGGTCGATGTCAACGCACCGTCGTCGGATGCCCTGCGGACCGCCACCGACGCCGTCGTCCAGTCGCTCGGCGGCAAGGAGGGCATCGGCCAGGTCACCTCGAACCTCTCGGCATCCCTGCCCTACGTCGCCGTGACCGTCGACCGCGACAAGGCCGCATCGGCCGGCCTGTCCGAGGTCGCCGTCGGCGGCATCGTCGCCAACACGATGCAGCCGCGTCAGATCGGCACGGTCGAGATCGACGGCACCGCCGTCACCGTGTACCTGCAGACCGCGTCGGTGCCGGCGACGATCGACCAGCTGCGCGCGTTCGAGGTGCCCACCGCCGCCGGCCTGCGCCGCCTCGACCAGATCGCGACGGTCGCCGAGAGCCAGGGGCCGACGACGATCACCACGCAGCGCGGGCAGCGCACTGCCACGGTCACGGTCACCCCGTCGACCGACAACCTCAACACCGCGTCCGCCTCGGTGCGCGCAGCCCTCACCGGCCTCGACCTGCCGACCGGCGCCAACGCGAAGATCGGCGGCGTGATCACGCAGCAGCAGGATGCCTTCGGGCAGCTCGGTCTCGCGATGCTCGCCGCGATCCTCATCGTCTACATCGTGATGGTCGCCACCTTCAAGTCGCTGCGCCAGCCGCTGCTGCTGCTCGTGTCGGTGCCGTTCGCGGCGACCGGTGCGATCCTGCTGCAGATCGCGACGGGTGTGCCGCTCGGTGTGGCATCCCTCATCGGCGTGCTCATGCTCATCGGCATCGTCGTCACGAACGCGATCGTGCTCGTCGACCTCGTCAACCAGTACCGCGAGAAGGGGCTGTCGGCGCACGATGCGACGATCGCGGGCGGCTCGCGCAGGCTCCGCCCGATCCTCATGACAGCGCTCGCGACGATCTTCGCGCTGACCCCCATGGCGCTCGGGATCACGGGGCATGGAGGCTTCATCTCGCAGCCCCTCGCGGTCGTCGTGATCGGCGGACTCATCTCGTCGACGGTGCTCACGCTCCTTGTGCTGCCGACGCTGTACAACCTCGTCGAGGGGCGCCGCGAGCGGCGGGATGCCCGTCGTGCGCACGCGGGCGACGAGGCGGCCGTTGCGGGGCCGGACGACGCCGCGGACGCCGACCCGGAGCTGCATCCGCGCCGCGCGCGCCACGCGCACTGA
- a CDS encoding fluoride efflux transporter FluC produces the protein MTPAAWIALLVGGGVGAGMRYLIDGFVMRGRKDVFPLGILLVNGVGSFLLGLVTGLGALVVPVGLAIIGVGVLGGFTTFSTVSVDTVLLARRGRRNWAWLNIVGTLLVCVAAATAGLMLGRLVAG, from the coding sequence GTGACCCCGGCGGCGTGGATCGCACTGCTCGTCGGGGGTGGGGTCGGAGCGGGCATGCGCTACCTGATCGACGGCTTCGTCATGCGCGGTCGAAAGGATGTCTTCCCCCTCGGCATCCTCCTCGTCAACGGTGTCGGATCGTTCCTGCTGGGTCTTGTCACGGGACTCGGTGCACTGGTCGTTCCTGTGGGCCTCGCGATCATCGGGGTCGGGGTGCTCGGCGGCTTCACCACGTTCAGCACGGTCTCGGTCGACACGGTTCTGCTGGCGCGGCGGGGCCGCCGCAACTGGGCGTGGCTCAACATCGTCGGCACGTTGCTGGTGTGCGTCGCCGCCGCGACGGCGGGACTCATGCTCGGGCGGCTCGTCGCGGGATGA
- a CDS encoding fluoride efflux transporter FluC — translation MVRHPWFSPLALGLVVLGGVLGVAARAIIVVPLTVPGDGVHPLVVPAVTLAINLAGSFLLGGVVGWAGERRPHLRLFLGTGVVGGFTTYSAFAVQASTVSAAVPIVGVALIAVSLFGGMVAAALGLDLGLRLTARNADGSADPDALAPGDAE, via the coding sequence ATGGTCCGGCATCCCTGGTTCTCCCCGCTCGCTCTCGGGCTCGTGGTCCTCGGCGGCGTGCTCGGGGTGGCGGCGCGGGCGATCATCGTCGTGCCGCTGACGGTTCCCGGCGATGGCGTCCACCCTCTCGTCGTCCCCGCGGTGACCCTCGCGATCAATCTCGCGGGATCGTTCCTACTCGGCGGTGTCGTCGGCTGGGCGGGCGAGCGGCGCCCGCATCTGCGGCTGTTCCTCGGCACAGGAGTCGTCGGAGGGTTCACGACATACAGCGCGTTCGCGGTGCAGGCCTCGACCGTCTCGGCCGCCGTGCCGATCGTGGGGGTCGCGCTCATCGCGGTGTCCCTGTTCGGCGGGATGGTCGCCGCAGCGCTGGGCCTCGACCTCGGGCTGCGGCTGACTGCCCGGAACGCCGACGGGTCGGCGGATCCGGACGCGCTCGCGCCGGGGGATGCCGAGTGA